One genomic segment of Oncorhynchus nerka isolate Pitt River linkage group LG16, Oner_Uvic_2.0, whole genome shotgun sequence includes these proteins:
- the LOC115144334 gene encoding p53 apoptosis effector related to PMP-22-like, translated as MFRCGIAYPRCRWIVPLLLLFAIIFDIIAIAANSGWVEDEGAKSHYASMWSHCRGRNDNWDCKSLMEFSWAQAVAALMIIGLIILIIAFIISCIALCCTLNISLLPVIGALLFITVVIQFIALVIYPVKFNDLIFEGHYDYTWAYGFGWGATILTIGCGILFCCLPRYEDELTGLAKTKYIYTSA; from the exons ATGTTTCGCTGTGGAATTGCGTATCCAAGATGCAGGTGGATCGTACCACTTCTTTTGCTTTTTGCGATTATATTTGATATTATTGCCATTGCTGCTAACTCGGGATGGGTTGAGGACGAGGGTGCAAAGTCCCACTACGCAAGTATGTGGAGCCATTGTCGAGGGCGGAATGACAACTGGGACTGCAAATCTCTCATGGAATTCT CTTGGGCCCAGGCTGTGGCAGCTCTTATGATCATCggcctcatcatcctcatcatcgcTTTCATCATCTCCTGTATCGCCCTCTGCTGTACCCTCAACATCAGCCTGCTGCCCGTCATTGGGGCCTTGCTCTTCATCACTG TGGTCATTCAGTTCATCGCCCTCGTCATATACCCAGTCAAGTTCAATGACCTGATCTTCGAGGGCCACTATGACTACACCTGGGCCTATGGCTTCGGCTGGGGGGCCACCATCCTCACCATCGGCTGTGGGATCCTCTTCTGCTGCCTGCCTCGCTACGAGGACGAGCTCACAGGCCTCGCCAAGACCAAATACATCTATACATCAGCTTAG